From a single Paenibacillus sp. FSL W8-0426 genomic region:
- a CDS encoding class B sortase produces the protein MSKTKKFLIAVSSLVLVFSLVNLARTFLGDYAEKQKIEELTKVWEEGSDKGGGDAFPSLLFNTENEPVMLPEFRALYERNSDIVGWLKIDGTRIEYPVMQNPQDAGYYLNHDFDQKENKGGLPFLDEHSRVNDSDILLIHGHHMKSGWMFKDLMKYKNESFYKEHAAFQFSTLYEKEEYEIVAVILSQVYRKSDDVFKYYQIENVNTPAEFDSYVQSIKKLALYDTGVNAQYGDKLVVLSTCEYSTENGRLAVVARKRK, from the coding sequence ATGAGCAAAACCAAAAAGTTTCTTATCGCCGTTTCCTCCCTTGTGTTGGTATTTTCCCTCGTTAATCTGGCAAGAACCTTTCTGGGGGATTATGCGGAGAAACAGAAAATCGAAGAGTTGACCAAGGTTTGGGAGGAAGGGTCTGATAAAGGCGGAGGGGATGCATTCCCCTCCCTTTTGTTCAATACGGAGAATGAGCCGGTCATGCTTCCCGAATTTCGAGCGCTTTACGAGAGAAACTCGGACATTGTCGGCTGGCTGAAGATTGACGGCACTCGAATTGAGTACCCGGTTATGCAGAATCCGCAGGATGCGGGGTACTATCTCAATCATGATTTCGATCAAAAGGAAAACAAAGGCGGTCTCCCCTTTTTGGACGAGCATAGCCGGGTCAACGATTCGGACATTTTGCTGATTCATGGACACCACATGAAAAGCGGCTGGATGTTTAAAGATTTAATGAAGTACAAGAACGAAAGCTTCTATAAAGAGCATGCTGCGTTCCAGTTCAGCACGCTTTACGAAAAGGAAGAGTATGAGATTGTTGCCGTAATCTTGTCCCAAGTTTATCGAAAATCGGACGACGTTTTTAAATACTACCAGATTGAGAATGTAAATACGCCCGCCGAGTTCGATTCGTATGTTCAGAGCATCAAAAAACTTGCTCTTTATGACACGGGCGTAAATGCCCAATATGGTGACAAGCTTGTTGTACTGTCTACCTGCGAGTACTCGACCGAAAACGGTCGTTTAGCGGTGGTCGCTCGAAAACGCAAATGA
- a CDS encoding VOC family protein produces the protein MSAIAYLNFDGIAEEAIEFYAEALNAIEVKKVKFGDIPQDPNYPMPENELNMIMESSIEFTGGRIMMSDILPSMKAVTGELVKGNHILISLVMDDKQKLEEYFSHLSLGGHVIMPLSNTPWSSCFGMLVDKFGVCWKFNRDADQFLDNVISNKK, from the coding sequence ATGTCAGCTATTGCATACTTGAATTTTGATGGAATTGCAGAAGAAGCGATTGAATTTTATGCTGAGGCTTTAAACGCAATTGAAGTCAAAAAAGTGAAATTCGGGGATATCCCGCAAGATCCAAACTACCCCATGCCGGAAAATGAATTAAATATGATCATGGAGTCTTCCATAGAATTCACAGGCGGGAGAATCATGATGTCGGACATTCTGCCTTCGATGAAGGCGGTAACAGGCGAGCTGGTGAAAGGGAATCATATCTTGATCAGTCTGGTCATGGATGATAAGCAAAAGCTGGAAGAATACTTCAGCCATTTGTCCCTTGGCGGCCATGTCATCATGCCGTTATCCAATACTCCCTGGTCTTCGTGCTTTGGAATGCTGGTGGATAAGTTTGGGGTCTGCTGGAAATTTAATCGGGATGCAGATCAGTTTCTGGATAACGTAATTTCGAATAAAAAATAA
- a CDS encoding YdeI/OmpD-associated family protein produces the protein MEMDHIIPVKSREDLRIWLQNHCKTEKSCWVLVRMKPKSDTLLYLDAVEEALCFGWIDGVKKKISETELAQRLSPRSKKSSWTELNKERVRRLEKLGLMTDEGRKVLPEMDYDSFRIDPVIEHRLREEKQVYENFLSFPDLYKRVRIDTIQSNKKQPKLFKSRLDKFISNTRENKMYGQWNDHGRLLDY, from the coding sequence ATCGAGATGGATCATATCATTCCGGTAAAATCACGAGAAGATTTGAGGATTTGGCTGCAGAACCATTGTAAGACGGAAAAGTCTTGTTGGGTCTTGGTTCGTATGAAGCCCAAATCGGATACGCTCTTGTATTTGGATGCGGTCGAGGAAGCTTTGTGTTTTGGATGGATTGATGGGGTCAAGAAGAAAATATCCGAAACGGAGCTGGCTCAGAGACTGTCCCCTCGAAGCAAAAAAAGCTCATGGACTGAATTGAATAAAGAGCGTGTCCGCCGCCTCGAAAAGTTGGGGTTGATGACAGACGAAGGGAGAAAGGTTCTACCTGAGATGGATTACGATTCTTTTCGCATCGACCCGGTTATAGAGCACAGGCTAAGAGAGGAAAAGCAGGTATATGAAAATTTTCTGTCATTTCCAGATCTTTATAAAAGGGTTCGGATCGACACGATACAGAGCAATAAGAAGCAGCCGAAATTATTTAAGAGCAGATTAGACAAATTTATATCCAACACGAGAGAAAACAAAATGTATGGTCAATGGAACGATCATGGCCGCCTATTAGACTATTAA
- a CDS encoding alpha/beta hydrolase, whose protein sequence is MNERFVNVDGIHICTDSFGEPSNPAILLIMGAQSSMIWWEEEFCQRLADTGRFVIRYDNRDVGRSTTYEPGQPGYSFEDMADDAVRVLDAYKIEQAHIMGMSMGGMLTQMIALRHPERVLTITLLATSNFAPHLPPMEERVMDFFSNMGAIDWTNSESVIKFAIDRSRILVGSKHIFNEKKVGMLAGKEFARSDNMASMSNHGLVTGGESYLVRTSEINVPALIIHGTEDPIIPYEHGKHIASEIPGAVLLTLEGAGHELHEDDWGIIIDAISKLTSIPNSLS, encoded by the coding sequence ATGAACGAACGATTCGTAAACGTAGATGGAATTCATATATGTACAGACAGTTTTGGAGAGCCAAGTAATCCGGCCATTTTGCTGATTATGGGTGCCCAATCCTCAATGATTTGGTGGGAAGAAGAGTTTTGCCAACGTCTGGCAGACACAGGGCGCTTTGTTATTCGTTATGATAACCGCGATGTCGGCCGTTCAACCACGTACGAACCGGGTCAGCCGGGCTATTCTTTCGAAGATATGGCCGATGATGCCGTTAGAGTACTGGATGCTTACAAGATTGAGCAAGCGCATATCATGGGTATGTCCATGGGCGGTATGCTGACTCAAATGATCGCTTTACGGCATCCGGAGAGAGTTCTAACCATTACGCTCCTGGCAACGTCCAATTTTGCGCCTCATCTCCCCCCGATGGAGGAAAGGGTTATGGATTTTTTCTCGAATATGGGGGCGATCGATTGGACTAACAGCGAATCGGTAATCAAATTTGCGATTGATCGGTCCCGAATCCTGGTTGGTTCAAAGCATATTTTTAATGAGAAGAAAGTGGGCATGTTGGCCGGAAAAGAGTTCGCAAGAAGTGACAATATGGCCAGCATGAGCAATCACGGCTTGGTGACTGGTGGAGAATCTTATCTGGTTAGGACGAGTGAAATCAATGTACCCGCTCTGATCATACACGGTACGGAAGATCCCATTATCCCTTATGAACATGGAAAACATATAGCGAGTGAAATTCCGGGCGCGGTTTTATTGACACTGGAAGGTGCAGGGCATGAGCTACATGAGGATGACTGGGGAATAATCATCGATGCGATTTCAAAGCTTACTTCAATTCCAAATTCGCTCAGCTAA
- the leuA gene encoding 2-isopropylmalate synthase has translation MKNVNKYARGYFMPPETSLNWTRKEYITEAPIWCSVDLRDGNQALIVPMNLEEKLEYFKLLVDIGFKEIEVGFPAASETEFAFLRTLIEQELIPDDVTIQVLTQSREHIIRKTFESLKGAKKAVVHLYNSTSVAQREQVFRKSKQEIIDIALNGAKLLKQCAEETEGNFQFQYSPESFTGTEIEFALDICNSVLDIWQPTAENPVIINLPATVSMSMPHVYASQIEYMSEHLNFREHVILSVHPHNDRGTGVADAELGMLAGAQRVEGTLFGNGERTGNVDIVTLALNMYSHGVDPKLNFENIPAIISVYERLTKMKVSERHPYGGELVFTAFSGSHQDAIAKGMKHREEQEPQHWSVPYLLIDPKDIGREYEGDIIRINSQSGKGGIGYVLQLKYGLDLPAKMRENFGYFVKNVSDQQQKELMPDEIYDIFLKEYVNIKTPVEFVKYRSADDEEFQTIVTIRVGDEIKEITGTGNGRLDAISNALQTELGTAYSDLTYTEHALETGSKSQAVSYIGVTASDGSVYWGCGIDVDIMTSSVKALFSAVNQFSRNA, from the coding sequence ATGAAAAATGTTAACAAGTACGCCAGAGGGTATTTTATGCCGCCGGAGACAAGCTTGAATTGGACTCGGAAGGAGTATATTACAGAGGCGCCGATTTGGTGCAGCGTCGACCTTCGTGACGGAAACCAGGCATTAATCGTTCCGATGAATCTGGAGGAAAAGCTGGAGTACTTCAAATTGCTTGTAGATATCGGCTTCAAGGAGATCGAAGTCGGATTTCCGGCAGCATCGGAAACGGAGTTTGCTTTTTTGCGCACATTGATTGAGCAGGAATTGATCCCGGACGATGTAACGATCCAAGTGCTTACCCAATCGAGAGAACATATTATCCGCAAAACCTTTGAATCGCTGAAAGGCGCCAAAAAAGCCGTAGTACATCTGTACAATTCGACATCCGTGGCACAGCGGGAACAGGTATTCCGCAAATCCAAACAGGAAATCATCGACATCGCTTTGAACGGTGCCAAGCTGTTGAAGCAGTGCGCGGAGGAAACGGAAGGAAACTTCCAGTTCCAATATTCGCCGGAAAGCTTTACAGGCACAGAAATTGAGTTTGCGCTGGACATCTGCAACAGTGTGTTGGACATATGGCAGCCAACGGCGGAGAACCCGGTGATCATCAATCTTCCCGCGACGGTATCCATGTCGATGCCGCATGTCTACGCGAGCCAGATCGAGTATATGAGCGAGCACCTGAACTTCCGTGAGCATGTTATTTTGTCGGTCCATCCGCATAATGACAGGGGAACCGGTGTCGCAGACGCGGAACTGGGCATGCTGGCCGGAGCCCAGCGCGTTGAAGGCACGTTGTTCGGAAACGGAGAACGAACAGGGAACGTGGACATTGTGACGCTGGCTCTGAACATGTACTCTCACGGGGTGGACCCGAAGCTGAATTTTGAGAATATCCCTGCGATCATCTCCGTTTATGAACGGCTGACCAAAATGAAAGTAAGCGAGAGACATCCATACGGAGGCGAGCTGGTATTTACCGCTTTCTCAGGTTCTCATCAAGACGCCATTGCCAAAGGAATGAAGCATCGGGAGGAACAGGAGCCTCAGCATTGGTCGGTCCCTTATCTGCTGATTGATCCCAAGGACATCGGCAGGGAGTATGAAGGCGACATTATTCGCATCAACAGCCAGTCCGGCAAAGGCGGGATCGGTTACGTGCTGCAGCTGAAATACGGGCTCGATCTCCCGGCGAAAATGCGCGAAAATTTCGGATACTTTGTTAAAAACGTATCGGACCAGCAGCAGAAGGAACTGATGCCTGATGAAATATACGATATTTTCTTGAAGGAATATGTAAACATAAAAACCCCGGTGGAGTTTGTCAAATATCGCTCTGCGGACGATGAGGAGTTTCAAACGATCGTTACGATCCGTGTCGGTGATGAAATCAAGGAAATTACAGGTACCGGAAACGGAAGACTTGATGCGATCAGCAATGCTCTGCAAACCGAGCTAGGAACGGCTTATAGCGATTTGACCTATACGGAGCACGCTCTGGAAACAGGCTCCAAATCCCAAGCGGTCTCTTATATCGGGGTCACGGCTTCGGATGGCAGCGTATATTGGGGATGCGGCATTGACGTTGATATCATGACTTCATCTGTCAAAGCCCTGTTCAGTGCAGTGAATCAATTCAGCCGTAATGCGTAA
- a CDS encoding carboxypeptidase regulatory-like domain-containing protein, with protein sequence MKQKRSIGKPLLSLFMAILLVLQTVMFSAGAYAESVPNDSGTEAVSESASPSAEEPLSVPEAVYDAPNNFVAMAAVPTDKTAVFMEANSTFPLKVTQGTDIAPGGTIQGRQAFTLKSEGLKVPVRGDFANTEHENDTTKYIQKGDSIELKREDYFKEVVLPTATKTLMATTDYGQKQLGTAYFTPDSIKIVFNGDDSFFNGIGVAVTFGFDTTANSDLNGIEYGDTKPISIFGGAYELKNPDVTAKYNLTLTSPGMRNSSWAYRIINPDFFVAGAITWQSTVSASDQFDNTIKLPLDGKTFYTNPASYNMDSPSSSYRVSGIYVPGSFKVNNEVVEPTIDANGALSYVFPPGTGVDPQVEYKTWIPKGGYYYEHRSPSGDPGRAVNMNGKVELKDGNAVLANRNQEIVFAPDWIQASASYDNPNETITWKITVNQYNKKGLKDLTITNALPAGLDFLSAEWQTWVDGVASEVKPITPDENSVYSFGDINGKVELVIKSKVTSGSDFRIDPRANWNLDTPGGIQNNDATTGLRPVAVTDEAIVTIGAHTFTKSGAVSTEDYNLGAITWTVNLAPQYALPNAVVYDVLVHGGDLNVLDNAVDATGEVSAETIAKIKANVNTAQLWKQYHAGTLKGVTNASSLTMKAIPLTVNGEVVADLIKVTGYTDQAASFSFRALETNPDILFRQDINTEKTRWNRALLFDGEAVKKAENNANLHLRMLNKDMLTASYPIKKDGTADTWYTPNNVNRYIGYDGSSSGDEYTLAGYDRTTKTVTFRLSVNMPGYNTVEMAKSGGSRVITDVKLVDTLPAGWEFVPFSEEKEFELWKGFSDNGSGTGYGFRNNAVSIIEPNDPAHVVNFSHSGNEGTFTFSKLEGPYVILVKARPSNEALAKYLDEYTTNGTDKQVLYNKADLHMTWGGVEKVLTEQRKIIVPIQTLGKSVTKPVPGVLEWTVNYTPPFNMKQDVYLQDTLGAGMNLRYEENGKLVLTAPSMAVYPAKLTASGALEREGAALDLSDPNTEVQVEAAPGAGGTTVLKFKMKNPNKFYQFVYQTEVDPSKAKAGDKMGNEVKLEGDDNLKSVSARSESTLDNSDVAGSSSSNALLPLKKVDPNGNPLKGVEFTLYKKDTGTQIAKGTTDSGGKLNLLFPDPGYYELKETYIDTNTWLPTTRVYQVYVGNTPGKPIWVDGVKVTSDSPLVVPTPAQGKLTITNKVEGNGSDPNKEFEYTVNFTGEGEDGEYTFKKPDGEVSTVKFKSGDKIILKNGESVVFPTLPAGLVYTVTEADYTTVDGYTTEPETRELSGKIENKGDHRADFVNKRYVYNLTVSNTVTGDGAESDKPFKYTVTFDGAGKGQTYNYELSDGTTGTVTSGATFELKHGETFIIKDLPDNLKYDITQNDYKNDGYATTPALSDKGVMAGADRTADFVNERAVSKLTVSNTVMGNGGDKTKEFEYTVIFEDAGKDGSYAYTKSDGETSTPGTIKSGESFTLKDGETLEIVGLPKNLKYTVTQKDYTADEYVTTPQERNHTGVMKGTDEDAPFTNTRVLKGGLLISNAVKGNAGDKTKVFKYTVVFTGEGADESYDYVKSDGTKGKIKSGDTFELTDSQTLVMQGLPTYLEYKVTQDDYSEDGYVTDPESFVRTGSIPAKSAAEAHFVNTRQLPVLEGVLRDNNTGEIIPNAKIIVTNKKTNEQQTIWTNENGEYSVLAAADTNYTITYTKLYHVGGKDVPVEFTQKGNVNNGVTDETVPADITAVGIVLFKQLDGTKELFNDSFTSQMRIYLKDKDGNYLPKAFPMDPNGTFSVEGLSEQQYTMEVRYQAETGEELLFNVTKLNVKANGELNISEALVDPYGTVYDETTGDAITGKKIEGATVTLYYADTQRNRDKGRTPDTKVTLPPVPNFAPHDNKSPEQDSDANGFYAYMVFPEADYYLIVTKDGYETYKSETISVDFDIVRKDVPMKPINTGGVPGPVNPGPDPVNPGPVNPAPEPVNPGPVSPGPEPVNPGPVSPGPEPVNPGPVSPGPEPVNPGPVNPAPEPVNPVPVDPEPEPVNPVPVSPVPDQPGSVNNGTNNIDDVADHDDNGVGNVGDLADKGAGNANNELDDAPQTGDNSVSPIFYMILALMSMVIIGFCLLGNKKRKHIQ encoded by the coding sequence TTGAAACAAAAACGCAGTATAGGTAAACCGTTGCTGTCTTTATTTATGGCAATCTTGCTTGTCTTGCAGACAGTGATGTTCTCTGCTGGCGCATATGCGGAGAGTGTGCCAAACGATTCCGGAACGGAAGCAGTCAGTGAATCTGCCTCGCCGAGCGCGGAGGAACCGCTGTCAGTACCTGAGGCAGTGTATGATGCGCCGAACAATTTCGTAGCGATGGCGGCAGTTCCGACGGACAAAACAGCGGTGTTTATGGAAGCTAATTCAACCTTTCCGCTGAAGGTGACGCAGGGAACTGACATTGCCCCAGGCGGTACGATTCAGGGCCGACAGGCATTTACTCTCAAATCTGAGGGCCTCAAGGTTCCGGTGAGAGGCGATTTTGCCAATACGGAGCATGAAAATGACACCACCAAGTACATTCAGAAGGGCGACTCAATCGAGCTGAAAAGAGAAGACTACTTCAAGGAAGTGGTGCTGCCGACAGCTACCAAAACCTTGATGGCAACAACTGATTATGGTCAGAAACAGCTGGGCACCGCCTATTTCACTCCGGACAGCATCAAGATTGTATTTAATGGCGATGATTCGTTTTTCAATGGTATTGGAGTAGCAGTTACCTTCGGCTTTGATACCACTGCCAATTCGGATTTGAATGGGATAGAATACGGCGATACAAAGCCTATCTCGATTTTCGGGGGAGCGTATGAGCTAAAGAACCCGGATGTTACAGCGAAATACAATCTCACATTGACCTCACCGGGAATGAGAAATAGTTCTTGGGCTTATCGCATAATTAACCCCGATTTCTTTGTAGCGGGAGCGATTACTTGGCAGTCTACTGTGTCTGCTTCCGATCAGTTTGATAATACAATTAAACTACCGTTGGATGGGAAGACGTTCTATACGAACCCTGCATCCTATAATATGGATTCGCCTTCATCTTCGTATCGAGTCAGTGGTATCTATGTGCCAGGTTCATTCAAAGTAAATAATGAGGTGGTAGAACCAACCATCGATGCCAATGGCGCTCTAAGCTATGTCTTCCCGCCGGGAACGGGTGTAGATCCACAGGTCGAATATAAAACCTGGATTCCAAAGGGAGGCTACTATTACGAGCATCGGAGTCCATCGGGCGATCCTGGTCGCGCTGTGAACATGAATGGCAAAGTGGAGCTCAAAGATGGCAATGCTGTGCTTGCGAATAGAAATCAGGAAATTGTTTTTGCTCCCGACTGGATTCAAGCCAGCGCCTCGTATGACAATCCTAATGAAACAATCACATGGAAAATCACTGTTAACCAGTATAACAAAAAAGGGTTAAAGGACTTAACCATCACAAATGCATTACCTGCTGGGCTGGACTTTTTATCAGCTGAATGGCAGACATGGGTGGATGGCGTTGCATCTGAGGTAAAACCAATTACACCGGATGAGAACAGCGTTTATTCCTTTGGGGATATTAATGGTAAAGTCGAACTGGTGATTAAGAGTAAGGTAACAAGCGGCTCCGACTTCAGAATCGACCCTCGTGCCAACTGGAATTTAGACACACCAGGCGGTATTCAGAACAATGATGCGACAACTGGATTAAGACCTGTCGCGGTAACTGACGAGGCAATCGTAACGATCGGTGCGCATACTTTTACAAAAAGCGGAGCTGTTTCGACGGAGGATTACAACCTCGGCGCCATCACATGGACTGTCAATCTAGCGCCACAGTATGCTCTGCCAAATGCGGTAGTATACGACGTGCTGGTACATGGCGGGGATTTGAACGTCTTGGATAACGCAGTGGATGCAACCGGCGAGGTTAGCGCGGAAACGATTGCGAAAATCAAGGCAAATGTCAATACTGCTCAGCTTTGGAAGCAGTATCATGCGGGAACCTTGAAGGGTGTAACCAATGCAAGCAGCTTGACCATGAAAGCCATTCCTTTGACGGTGAACGGAGAAGTCGTGGCAGATTTGATCAAGGTGACGGGATACACCGACCAAGCTGCATCCTTCAGCTTCCGTGCACTTGAAACCAACCCGGATATCCTCTTCAGGCAGGATATTAACACAGAGAAAACACGCTGGAATCGGGCTTTGCTATTTGACGGCGAAGCCGTAAAAAAAGCGGAAAACAATGCCAATCTCCATCTGCGTATGCTGAACAAGGATATGCTTACGGCATCCTATCCTATTAAGAAGGACGGGACGGCCGACACTTGGTATACTCCGAACAACGTTAACCGTTATATCGGTTATGATGGATCATCAAGCGGCGACGAATACACCTTGGCAGGTTATGACCGAACAACCAAGACGGTCACCTTCCGTCTAAGCGTCAATATGCCGGGCTACAACACGGTTGAAATGGCGAAAAGTGGTGGAAGCCGGGTCATCACCGATGTGAAGCTGGTGGACACCTTGCCGGCGGGATGGGAGTTCGTTCCGTTTTCCGAGGAGAAGGAATTTGAGCTTTGGAAAGGTTTTTCGGATAATGGCAGCGGCACCGGATATGGGTTTCGAAACAACGCTGTTTCAATCATCGAGCCGAACGACCCTGCTCACGTCGTGAACTTCTCCCATAGCGGCAACGAAGGCACCTTCACCTTCTCTAAATTGGAAGGCCCTTATGTCATTTTGGTAAAAGCAAGACCTTCGAATGAAGCTTTGGCGAAATATTTGGACGAGTACACGACCAACGGCACAGACAAGCAGGTGCTGTATAACAAAGCCGACCTTCATATGACATGGGGCGGAGTGGAGAAAGTCCTTACCGAACAACGTAAGATTATTGTACCTATTCAGACTCTGGGCAAATCGGTAACGAAGCCAGTTCCAGGGGTGCTCGAATGGACGGTAAACTATACCCCGCCATTCAACATGAAGCAGGACGTTTACCTGCAGGATACCCTAGGTGCAGGCATGAATCTGCGTTATGAAGAAAACGGAAAGCTTGTGCTGACAGCGCCTAGTATGGCAGTCTATCCTGCCAAACTCACTGCCAGCGGTGCTCTGGAACGGGAGGGCGCAGCCCTGGATCTTAGCGATCCGAATACTGAAGTTCAGGTAGAAGCTGCACCAGGCGCAGGAGGCACCACAGTTCTAAAATTCAAAATGAAAAACCCTAACAAGTTTTACCAGTTTGTGTACCAAACAGAGGTTGATCCATCTAAAGCGAAAGCCGGAGACAAAATGGGCAACGAGGTAAAACTGGAGGGCGATGACAATCTGAAATCTGTCAGTGCCAGAAGCGAAAGCACGCTGGACAATTCAGACGTAGCTGGCAGCTCAAGCTCCAACGCCCTGCTGCCCCTGAAAAAGGTAGATCCCAATGGCAATCCGCTAAAAGGCGTAGAGTTTACGCTCTACAAGAAGGATACCGGAACTCAAATCGCCAAAGGAACAACCGATAGCGGAGGGAAACTTAATCTCCTATTCCCAGATCCAGGATATTATGAGCTGAAGGAAACTTATATTGACACCAATACTTGGCTGCCTACTACAAGAGTTTATCAAGTATATGTGGGGAATACGCCTGGGAAACCCATCTGGGTAGACGGCGTGAAAGTAACCTCTGATAGTCCGCTGGTCGTGCCTACGCCGGCCCAGGGCAAGCTGACCATTACCAATAAGGTGGAAGGCAACGGCAGCGATCCGAACAAAGAGTTCGAGTACACCGTGAACTTCACCGGAGAGGGCGAGGACGGAGAGTACACCTTTAAGAAGCCAGATGGTGAAGTTAGCACTGTTAAGTTCAAGAGCGGAGATAAGATCATCCTCAAGAACGGGGAATCTGTTGTATTTCCGACATTGCCTGCGGGTCTGGTCTATACCGTAACCGAGGCCGATTATACGACTGTTGACGGTTATACGACTGAGCCGGAGACGAGAGAGTTGTCAGGCAAGATCGAGAATAAAGGTGATCACAGAGCAGATTTTGTCAACAAACGATACGTTTATAATCTGACCGTCAGCAATACCGTAACCGGGGACGGCGCAGAATCGGACAAGCCGTTCAAGTACACCGTGACCTTTGACGGTGCAGGTAAGGGTCAAACTTACAATTACGAGCTTTCAGACGGCACGACGGGCACGGTCACATCCGGCGCCACTTTCGAGCTCAAGCATGGTGAGACCTTTATAATTAAGGACCTTCCCGACAATCTGAAGTATGATATTACCCAGAACGATTACAAGAACGACGGCTACGCGACCACTCCTGCGCTGTCTGATAAGGGAGTTATGGCGGGCGCCGATCGCACGGCAGATTTCGTGAATGAACGGGCTGTCAGCAAGTTGACCGTTAGCAATACGGTCATGGGCAATGGCGGCGACAAAACGAAGGAATTCGAGTACACCGTCATTTTTGAGGATGCAGGCAAGGATGGAAGCTACGCGTATACGAAGTCGGATGGCGAGACAAGTACACCGGGCACGATCAAGTCTGGCGAATCCTTCACACTCAAGGATGGAGAGACACTGGAAATTGTGGGTCTGCCGAAGAATCTGAAATACACGGTTACCCAGAAAGACTACACAGCGGATGAGTACGTAACTACTCCTCAGGAGCGGAACCATACCGGAGTTATGAAAGGCACTGATGAAGATGCCCCGTTCACGAACACGCGAGTCTTGAAGGGCGGCCTGCTCATCAGCAACGCGGTTAAAGGTAATGCCGGCGACAAAACGAAGGTGTTCAAGTACACCGTCGTCTTCACAGGCGAGGGAGCAGACGAATCCTACGACTATGTTAAGTCGGACGGCACCAAGGGCAAGATTAAGAGCGGGGATACCTTCGAGCTTACTGATAGCCAGACGCTCGTTATGCAAGGACTTCCAACGTATCTCGAGTACAAGGTGACCCAAGATGATTATTCGGAAGACGGCTATGTGACGGATCCTGAAAGTTTCGTTCGCACGGGCTCCATTCCGGCGAAAAGCGCGGCTGAAGCACACTTTGTTAATACCCGTCAGCTTCCAGTTCTGGAAGGCGTGCTGCGTGACAACAACACAGGCGAAATCATTCCGAACGCGAAAATCATCGTGACGAACAAGAAGACCAACGAACAGCAAACGATTTGGACGAACGAAAATGGTGAATATTCGGTCCTGGCCGCAGCGGATACCAACTATACGATCACATATACGAAGTTGTATCACGTTGGCGGGAAGGATGTCCCTGTCGAGTTCACCCAAAAAGGAAACGTGAACAACGGCGTGACGGACGAGACCGTTCCGGCGGACATTACGGCGGTAGGGATCGTTCTGTTCAAGCAGCTGGATGGAACCAAAGAGCTATTCAATGATTCGTTTACCAGCCAGATGCGTATCTATTTGAAGGACAAGGACGGCAATTATCTTCCTAAGGCATTTCCGATGGATCCGAACGGAACCTTCTCCGTGGAAGGGTTAAGCGAGCAGCAGTACACCATGGAAGTTCGCTATCAAGCTGAGACCGGCGAGGAACTTCTCTTCAACGTGACGAAGCTGAACGTGAAGGCTAACGGAGAGCTGAATATTTCCGAGGCATTGGTCGACCCTTACGGTACGGTTTATGATGAAACGACAGGAGATGCCATCACTGGCAAGAAAATTGAAGGAGCCACAGTTACCCTGTACTATGCGGATACGCAGCGGAATAGAGATAAAGGCCGTACTCCGGATACAAAAGTAACGCTTCCTCCGGTTCCGAATTTTGCGCCGCACGACAACAAAAGTCCGGAGCAGGATAGCGACGCAAATGGCTTCTATGCATACATGGTGTTTCCTGAAGCGGATTACTATCTGATCGTAACGAAAGACGGATACGAGACGTACAAGAGTGAAACGATTTCTGTCGATTTTGACATTGTCAGAAAAGACGTGCCAATGAAGCCGATAAACACCGGCGGCGTACCAGGCCCTGTTAACCCTGGACCAGATCCGGTAAATCCAGGCCCTGTTAACCCTGCTCCAGAGCCAGTGAATCCAGGCCCTGTTAGCCCTGGACCAGAGCCAGTGAACCCAGGCCCTGTTAGCCCTGGACCAGAGCCGGTGAATCCGGGTCCTGTTAGCCCTGGACCAGAGCCAGTGAATCCAGGCCCTGTCAACCCTGCTCCAGAGCCGGTGAATCCGGTTCCTGTGGACCCTGAACCAGAGCCGGTGAATCCGGTTCCTGTCAGCCCTGTTCCTGACCAACCTGGCAGCGTCAACAATGGGACTAACAACATCGACGACGTGGCTGATCACGATGACAACGGAGTTGGTAATGTCGGCGACTTAGCCGATAAGGGTGCGGGCAATGCAAATAACGAGCTGGACGATGCTCCGCAAACCGGAGACAACAGCGTATCGCCAATCTTCTATATGATTTTGGCGCTGATGTCCATGGTGATCATCGGATTCTGTCTACTCGGCAACAAAAAGAGAAAGCACATCCAATGA